In the Nerophis lumbriciformis linkage group LG18, RoL_Nlum_v2.1, whole genome shotgun sequence genome, ACCGGGACCTTTTCTGACCGCTTTCCACTTCAGGATCGTGGTGTACGGAGACGACATGCTCAACGCCGTCGTGCCCGACTCCGCCAGACCCTTCAACTTCCAGAAGGCGTTTTGCCTCAGCAACGAGCAGGTGTCTTATTGACCACCATGGTGGCTCGTCACGTCTCCGCTCATCCTGCCGTCTCTGCAGGCACTGAAGGTCAGCGACCATTACCCCGTAGAGGTGGAGCTCAAGTCTCTGACCAGACCACCACCGGAAACTCAAGGTGACCCTAGTCCATATTTTATACAAACATTACATTTATTCAACTACTACAGAATACAATCATCTTCTATAAAACACATCCTTTATTTCATGTATGAAAACTCAACttttttcacaaagtaccactcagaaaacacctggctctccaacagtagcgtagtagacctaaatattcattaagtaccaccatagtgacaacattaaatacagtagtgtagtagacctaagtattcattaagtaccaccataatgacaacattaaatacagtagtgtagtagacctaagtattcattaagtaccaccataatgataacattaaatacagtagtgtagtagacctaagtattcattaagtaccaccataatgacaacattaaatacagtagtgtagtagatctaagtattcattaagtaccaccatagtgacaacattaaatacagtagtgtagtagacctaagtattcattaagtaccaccataatgacaacattaaatacagtagtgtagtagacctaagtattcattaagtaccaccataatgacaacattaaatacagtagtgtagtagacctaagtattcattaagtaccaccataatgacaacattaaatacagtagtgtagtagacctaagtattcattaagtaccaccataatgacaacattaaatacagtagtgtagtagacctaagtattcattaagtaccaccataatgacattaaatacagtagtgtagtagacctaagtattcattaagtaccaccatagtgacaacattaaatacagtagtgtagtagacctaagtattcattaagtaccaccataatgacaacattaaatacagtagtgtagtagacctaagtattcattaagtaccaccataatgacaacattaaatacagtagcgtagtagacctaagtattcattaagtaccaccataatgacaacattaaatacagtagtgtagtagacctaagtattcattaagtaccaccataatgacaacattaaatacagtagtgtagtagacctaagtattcattaagtaccaccataatgacaacattaaatacagtagtgtagtagacctaagtattcattaagtaccaccataatgacaacattaaatacagtagtgtagtagacctaagtattcattaagtaccaccataatgacaacattaaatacagtagtgtagtagacctaagtattcattaagtaccaccataatgacaacattaaatacagtagtgtagtagacctaagtattcattaagtaccaccataatgacaacattaaatacagtagtgtagtagacctaagtattcattaagtaccaccataatgacaacattaaatacagtagtgtagtagacctaagtattcattaagtaccaccataatgacaacattaaatagagtagtgtagtagacctaagtattcattaagtaccaccataatgacaacattaaatccatagcgtagtagacctaagtattcattaagtaccaccataatgacaacattaaatacagtagtgtagtagacctaagtattcattaagtaccaccataatgacaacattaaatacagtagtgtagtagacctaagtattcattaagtaccaccataatgacaacattaaatacagtagtgtagtagacctaagtattcattaagtaccaccataatgacaacattaaatacagtagcgtagtagacctaagtattcattaagtaccaccataatgacaacattaaatacagtagcgtagtagacctaagtattcattaagtaccaccataatgacaacattaaatacagtagtgtagtagacctaagtattcattaagtaccaccataatgacaacattaaatacagtagtgtagtaggcctaagtattcatgaaaaacaaggcagaggttttatttaacaattttggccactgtaacattgcacacagtttgaacggtaacactgtgtttgaatacaagaaaataaaacactgtactttaatcaagtgattcttgggcgtaccactagatgaagcccgcCTACCACGTTTAGACAATCAGTGCTTGACTTCATTTAGGTACACTTGTCCCTCACAACATAcagcacatttttaaaaactgaattaTGCGTcacgtcttgctcaaggacacaacggacgtgacgaggtcggtagaaggtggggatcgaaccaggaaccctcaggccactctcccaactgtttTACAAAGCGTTTGAGACATTTAGAGGCGTGTTGGTGTTGCACAGGCCCACTGTTGGATGGAGAGCTGCTGGAGCTGAAGAGAGGAAACCTGCTGCTGGAGAGGGAGAAGCTCAACCTGGAGATCCAAATCCTGCGCATGAAACTGTCCAGGATGACGCACGGCGACGAAGAGGCAAACCAACGGAGGCCTCCCAACTGTAAGATGTTGTGAAGCACCGAGTCAAGTCGGGTGTTCCAAGTCTTTGAGCCACACTCTTCTCCTCACCACCAGGTACTGTGAGCTCTCACCTTCACATCAACATGGAATACCAATATCAATGTGCTTCAATTGGTGTCCACCACACAAGTCTGTCAAAAAGAATGTGCcttaaagttgttttttcaagggtttcattttcattttcatttatttatttatttcaggcaatgacataaaaaaaaaaagtacaaggtagacaacacgtaataatatacattaatataatgAAAAAggtgtcaggtttaagcaccgaactatctattaaacagaacaagaagcaaggaatcaggcagagacagagttcaatttagctcatggggagaatgcatggagctgcactgtcaggttcaaacactgatgacatctattaaacaagacaagaggcaaagaatcaaacagagaccgaattaaatttggactcaatgttGAGGAGAAACATGGCGactgtactctctgtacagtcttcaACCACACTCTGCCAAAAGATTTgactttagaatagaatagaaagtactttattgatccctgggggaaattcagcaccacagttcgctcacatccattttctactgcttgtcccataatcaataaaatagtcaatctatataataatgtattttCAAAGGATTGCTTTGATCTGAGACTTTAAAATGTCTTAATAGTACTGTAATGGTCCCAAGATTGACCCCTGAGGAACACCTTGACTGAGTAACATTTGCAAACGAACTTAAAGGAGACCGATTatgcaaaacaaataaataaataacacctTCTCTTACCTCTTGCTTGTATTCTGACACGTAACTTTTGAAGGGAAGTGAACAACGTGATGGATCACCAAAGCAACTGTGTGGCAACtatctgagtacgcaaggggcctagatcttaccactagaagcagatacaagcaaataatccaactatgcaatggaatttaTCCCTTTATGTtctcaaaaaaatatttgtggagtgatatcaaggattatccgtcggtcaCGTTCTCAGATATGtcaaactattgtgctccagacatcattctacagatGAAACTTGTAAaatcatggaggtctacaacttctttgtgtgagtCTGGGTCAAGgaggttggtatcaacactctcccggataaatatgtatCATTTTTGCTTGAGTAAGGTTGTATTTCAGGATTTAACTTCACATCTACATAAgctatgtttgttgttgttgttgttgttgttgttgtagtacATGCCGTTTACTAGTAGCGTGTttttctttatcaaaatataactatagatgtcaacattgtgtatgtgctgaaagattcatttatgaatgtttatcaaaatataactatagatgtcaacattgtgtatgtgctgaaagattcatttatgattgtttatcaaaatataactatagatgtcaacattgtgtacgtgctgaaagattcatttatgattgtttatcaaaatataactatagatgtcaacattgtgtacgtgctgaaagattcatttatgattgtttatcaaaatataactatagatgtcaacattgtgtatgtgctgaaagattcatttatgattgtttatcaaaatataactatagatgtcaacattgtgtacgtgctgaaagattcatttatgattgtttatcaaaatataactatagatgtcaacattgtgtacgtgctgaaagattcatttatgattgtttatcaaaatataactatagatgtcaacattgtgtatgtgctgaaagattaatttatgattgtttatcaaaatataactatagatgtcaacattgtgtacgtgctgaaagattcatttatgattgttgcctttggtaaaaactagggctgcagctaacgattatttttctatcgattaatctatagattattttttcgattaatcggttaatctatagattattttttcgattaatctatagattatttttccttttaccgattattttttgtatttaaaattaagatgaaaaaaataaatttaggccagttttttcaaaaggcatggcttttatttacaaaaaaaaaagtatggccactcagtcaacattgaaaacatggcaaaacattctgtaacactgtaaacatttgtgccaatctaaatattctggagcactgtaaacattaagtattgcttttaaaatgtgcaaaataaacatccagtccaacacagtacactataaccaattctactcattccagtgagtgactaacagttgtaatgaagaaaggttagcatgtctacatgctctggggtgaggctggttcttttcttgtttacaatattcccagcagctgaaaataggcgctcagaaggggtcgatgtggctggaactgagaggtaagaccgagccagcattgccagatttggaaaccttgcctgatgttctttccaccattttaatgggttttcatccttggaaatgggggattctccaaaataagacactaactcgtttctgaccatttcagcatcattactgtcattgttgtcttcctcattgttgctgagttcatctgaatctgagccaagaagtgtgtctagtaaagatacaggccgcctgtcagcatctggtctttccacttgcattgctgtgccctgttgagcgtgtgtctccttttcccttcttttctcctccagaactattgcatgcagcttgtattgaacttttaaacactcatctgcagtcaggaatttcagcttcctgaatcgtgggtcaagtgcagctgctaatatgcacacatttggtccatcatctttgaatgtggtctcggcttcccacctggatgttatctcacgtgcagcagtgacctggaaacacttgattgatgcattttcaaaagcagtttgtgtagccttccgaagccctttgaccagcagagggacagcggaaactgttacataagattctccactcaggtacacagttgcacattcaaaaggtttcagaacttgttcaagcaagctccactggtcagccttaagatccagaaaatgcttccctctttgagtgaccgccggatctgacagagttgctgttattggccacctctgctcaagcaggcgactaatcatgtaaaaggaactgttccatctcacagacacatcttgtatgaggctgtggtctggagaacccatttgtttttgcttaacctttagttttgtactggatagctcactttttctgaagtgctcgaccaaacttcttgctgctcctaaagctctgctgatgtggttgtcctttagagcatggttaactacaagctgtagagtatggccaacacatctgagggatgaaacaccatgtctttcctcaagaactcttaaagctgcaacaacatttgcagcattgtcatgtacaatgacttgtactagttttatgtttttcaaacttattgacaacatcctcaatccaagaggcaatgttttctgcagtgtgcttttcattgaggggcattgttgtcaagttaattgaggtaagctcccactcatcattaacaaagtgaatggtgacaccaaggtaagcttcagtggccatacttgtccatgcatcagttgtgagtgtcagttttcctttcacatttttcaggattgctttgacttcattcattttctttgtgtatttttgctccataagcttagtgaagtgggttcttgatggtagtgtgtagccagagtgaaaccgtttgatcattttttgaaacccttccccttctaccatatttaatggcctcatgtctatgaccatcatttccaggacatcatcagtcaggtcagcggccacttggggtgtgcattcagtcccatgcctctttggaaaaaaatcctggacactgctttgtcgtttgctgcaacataagagacaacaattaattttcattttaaatatacccaaatacagcttactttaatacaaaaggttaattaaactacacacattatcttgttaaattggtttaataacacaacaatgatagtatgattaaagtgaagtttgttcgtttgtacatagtatgtgtaactgttaatgttgtaaaaggtatttgcacaacttattaacgttagcgttaaagatagtatatgtaactgttaatgttgtaaaaggtatttgcacaacttattaacgttagcgttaaagatagtacatgtaactgttaatgttgtaaaaggtatttgcacaacttattaacgttagcgttaaagatagtatatgtaactgttaatgttgtaaaaggtatttgtacaacttattaacgttagcgttaaagaggagcgcgtctttgtaaacactgaacaggcacgccaaacgcgcctctcagagcaaaacggtgctttagtttatgaatttacaacgcagatacaaatgacacattcatgtttttgtgtaatgatgacaacgtatactcacgcggatgattgactcgttgatggtgatgggaagaacgctgtcggatgttttctttttagatgctcgttcatagccgttgtgctgctgtgatacgccatttccgctcgacacagtgtgcataaaacaacattattaggccgtttattaaaatactcccacacttttgacgacttttggcgtgtttttttcccctcgctcgcatcgtttgctctgcgctccgccatgacagtggtgtgacgtaaatatgcgacgcgtcgacgcacaaaaatgacgtcgacgtatttacgtaaccgattcAGCCTTAGTAAAAACgtaactatttattttttttagactcgCCAAGTTGGTAGTTTACTAAAGACTCGTAGCAAAAATGCGTTTTAAGAACTCTAACaagataaatacaaataatatcacggTAATACTTAAATGTGAAATAACGTTAAAGGTATATCGAACAAACCTTTAACCAAGTGATCACTGCACACTTGTGCGTTCGACTAGAGCGTGTGCCACTTTGCTCGTcttctttcgtaaaatcttgacATATTTCGTCCTTCTTGATAacttctcgaggaactctgaagaaacttgtATCCTTTAcgccaggggtcctcaagtacaaatcttgaaggtccacaaatgtttttttttaaacaggctgggtccgtttatcggtcaagcttatatagtagcaggaggtaagtagtttaacattttcttaaaattaacaaaaataaaataaatatccaataaaatacatgaaatattttctttgaaacaaaaataaataagaactttgaaaaaatgtgtcctctgcatttgacccatcccttgatcacaccctgggaggtgaggggagcagtgggcagcagtggcgctgcgcccgggaatcatttttggtgatttaacccccaattccaagccttgatgctgagtgccaagcagggaagaatgctggtatgagcttttaaacataacccgttaactgctgccaatcaaatggtgaataagatactctttagggttcatatgtttgtaaatctgactgtgatgaagtcagtgcctcaccagccatcaacctcaccgcacgttactgctctgttgctatttgttgttgtgtcatagatttaacaaaaatcttgcttgatgtttcatatgactttttcagcctcgtgatttctttttttcttagctctgaatcatgaggaaatgtctcttcaaattcgcggtgctctttcagatagtgacgtttcagattttcacttttcaccagagcaacagtactgttgcatattagacacattggtctggtacttgcaataggtaggatgaaaacatattgctctgtccattcttccttgaaacgtcggttttccctgtccacctttcttttaccagcctgagccaacttggagcatgccattgtgatttgattcacattcagtgactgacgagtgaacagttagcgaagtagcgatacgagacaactgtgtgcctgcagcgaaaggttccatgcactgtgcactgcacatgtgtatgacccaggtggtaacagcctatcagcgcgtcgttgtgatcgagatgacaacccataccccggaattagccaatcagagtggcgttctctcactctctctctctctctctctctctctctctctctctctgagagagagagagagagagagggacggagtgagtgagacacgagaagtgtaaacgaaacgtggagatatttgactaaaaacaacgaagaacgttgacttgcgctagcgataactcacagatgaatacaattattatattttttttataataattataattataataataaaaataaaaaataaattttttatttatttatttttttactataattcgtgctgggtccggacggacacgtcgctgggtccggacatggaccgcggtccgcctgttgaggatcactgcttTACGCCATTCGAACGGTTCCAACAGCTTTGAACGACGccggcatagggcatttttctttgagaaaggcaaAATGTCGCCCAGAACGCTATGACAACAGACGCCCGCTGGCCCACCACGACCACGACCACGACCACTACCAGCCTCGCATATTCAACGAGCCGGGCGTGACGTCAGGTGAATACGACCAattagtacctgtttttgtgtatttggaatctgcgaaAGTCACGaatatttgaaatcaaaccatggaggcatggcagagatatttttttaacaatcttgccttccttcaatcCAGCCGTTTGTGACGTCTCCATATACAGTAAAAATGGACCTGAAGAGCTTTGCGTGAGTCCGCCATCTTTCC is a window encoding:
- the LOC140679532 gene encoding E3 SUMO-protein ligase ZBED1-like, whose translation is MKSTLQKTLPLGLRMLSISLKNIKLVQVIVHDNAANVVAALRVLEERHGVSSLRCVGHTLQLVVNHALKDNHISRALGAARSLVEHFRKSELSSTKLKVKQKQMGSPDHSLIQDVSVRWNSSFYMISRLLEQRWPITATLSDPAVTQRGKHFLDLKADQWSLLEQVLKPFECATVYLSGESYVTVSAVPLLVKGLRKATQTAFENASIKCFQVTAAREITSRWEAETTFKDDGPNVCILAAALDPRFRKLKFLTADECLKVQYKLHAIVLEEKRREKETHAQQGTAMQVERPDADRRPVSLLDTLLGSDSDELSNNEEDNNDSNDAEMVRNELVSYFGESPISKDENPLKWWKEHQARFPNLAMLARSYLSVPATSTPSERLFSAAGNIVNKKRTSLTPEHVDMLTFLHYNC